Proteins encoded by one window of Vidua chalybeata isolate OUT-0048 chromosome 15, bVidCha1 merged haplotype, whole genome shotgun sequence:
- the LOC128795856 gene encoding uncharacterized protein LOC128795856: MPPPVPRLGLAPRLLLLFGGSSGGFFPPCSVLPLLPSASNGTSRLRRPPAVAPSARPGASAPPHLTGSTVGASPVPPLPRKARAGRGARERLNGGDRWAPPARAPRGGAALPRERLAAAPQSAAGAPAQHGIASGRVWDTRSEADPASRLSQDSSLRPKEALPRVHLKLAVNLWLPLPRVAVVGTVKRSLASLLAAPRGLDASANTQHPHKRTETAINGFIMTKELVFSCLSFLKYFLRDLLVLAGGRRQNCSIPLMEINWKCSLGDTDTRRTLTVLEGWLTTAPEEIQRG, encoded by the exons ATGCCGCCTCCGGTGCCGCGCCTGGGCCTGGCGCCGAGACTCCTCCTCCTGTTCGGGGGCAGCTCcggaggttttttccccccctgctCCGTCTTGCCGCTTCTTCCCTCTGCGAGCAACGGGACCTCACGGCTGCGGCGGCCGCCGGCGGTAGCTCCCTCGGCGCGGCCCGGCGCCTCCGCTCCGCCTCACCTGACCGGCAGCACAGTCGGGGCGTCCCCAGTGCCGCCGCTCCCCCGGAAAG cgcgcgcggggcggggcgcgcggGAGCGTTTGAACGGCGGGGACCGTTGGGCGCCCCCCGCGCGCGCCCCCCGCGGCGGAGCCGCGCTCCCGCGCGAGCGGCTCGCGGCCGCCCCTCAGAGCGCGGCGGGAGCCCCAGCGCAGCACGGGATCGCCTCCGGACGGGTCTGGGACACCCGCAGTGAGGCGGACCCCGCGTCCCGTCTGTCCCAGGACTCGTCACTGCGCCCTAAAGAAGCTCTTCCTCGCGTTCATTTAAAACTTGCTGTGAATCTGTGGCTGCCGTTGCCTCGTGTTGCCGTGGTCGGCACCGTGAAGCGGAGCCTGGCCAGCCTCTTGGCAGCGCCCCGTGG CCTTGATGcttctgcaaacacacagcatCCCCATAAGAGAACTGAGACAGCCATAAACGGTTTTATCATGACAAAGGAACTGGttttcagctgcctcagctttctgaaatattttttgcgtgacctgctggtgctggcaggagggaggaggcagaactgcagcATCCCCCTGATGGAGATCAATTGGAAATGCTCCCTTGGAGACACAGACACAAGAAGAACATTGACTGTGCTGGAAGGTTGGTTAACCACAGCCCCAGAGGAAATCCAGAGAGGCTGA
- the LOC128795811 gene encoding neuropeptide Y receptor type 6-like, with protein MDKAVQHPSEILNQTVSNISLSQFLNFDTCQLSSLAEFLLITAYTLVTLVGLVGNLCLIIIIKRRKEAQNVTNILIANLSLSDVLICIMCIPVTVAYTLMDHWIFGEAMCKIGSFIQSLSVSVSIFSLVLIAVERYQLIVNPRGWKPNISHAYWGILFVWGLSLIISTPFLVFHQITDEPFKHLSFYSDFYKNKVACIEAWPSLTERLIFTTSLLVFQYCFPLGFIFICYLRIFVCLRRRRGKIDRMRENENRLSANKRISMMLVSIVVTFAACWLPLNIFNVVFDWNYEALMSCNHNLAFTICHLVAMISTCINPIFYGFLNSNFQKDLVVLAHHCRCSASQEEYENIALSNLQTDASKGSLKLNNPHVDI; from the coding sequence ATGGATAAAGCTGTTCAGCATCCCAGTGAAATCTTGAATCAAACTGTCTCTAACATTAGCCTTTCTCAGTTCTTGAACTTTGATACATGCCAACTTTCCTCCCTTGCAGAATTCTTGCTTATTACAGCTTACACATTGGTTACACTAGTGGGGCTCGTTGGAAACCTTTGcttaattattataataaagaGACGGAAAGAAGCTCAAAATGTCACCAACATTTTGATTGCCAACCTCTCTTTATCAGATGTCTTGATCTGTATCATGTGCATTCCTGTCACAGTTGCATATACCTTAATGGACCACTGGATATTTGGGGAAGCAATGTGTAAAATAGGCTCTTTCATACAAAGCCTATCTGTCTCAGTCTCCATTTTCTCACTTGTACTCATTGCTGTCGAGAGATATCAGTTAATTGTGAACCCACGTGGCTGGAAGCCTAATATTTCACATGCTTATTGGGGAATTCTTTTTGTCTGGGGGCTTTCCCTCATCATATCCACTCCTTTTTTAGTATTCCACCAAATAACAGACGAACCCTTCAAACATTTATCTTTCTACAGTGATTTCTACAAGAACAAGGTTGCTTGCATCGAAGCATGGCCGTCTCTTACAGAGAGACTGATTTTCACCACTAGCCTCCTGGTTTTCCAGTACTGCTTCCCactggggtttatttttatctgcTATCTCAGGATTTTTGTATGTCTTCGACGGAGACGAGGTAAAATAGACAGGATGAGAGAGAATGAGAACAGGCTGAGTGCAAACAAAAGGATCAGTATGATGCTGGTATCAATCGTTGTGACCtttgcagcttgctggctgccTCTCAATATATTCAATGTGGTTTTTGACTGGAACTACGAGGCACTAATGAGCTGTAATCATAACCTGGCATTTACAATCTGCCACCTTGTGGCCATGATCTCAACATGTATCAATCCCATCTTTTATGGATTTCTGAACAGCAACTTCCAGAAGGATTTGGTAGTGTTAGCTCACCACTGCAGATGCTCAGCATCACAAGAGGAATATGAAAATATTGCCCTTTCAAACCTGCAAACGGATGCATCTAAGGGGTCTCTGAAGTTAAATAATCCCCATGTGGATATATAA